A genomic region of Nitrospinaceae bacterium contains the following coding sequences:
- a CDS encoding response regulator, which translates to MKRILAVDDEAPNREYLSHMLDSLGYEAETAQDGIEALAKLNLGFDLVLVDLMMPGMDGFEVVEAIR; encoded by the coding sequence ATGAAAAGAATCCTCGCCGTAGATGATGAGGCACCCAACCGGGAATATTTGAGCCACATGCTCGACAGCCTTGGTTATGAGGCAGAAACCGCCCAGGACGGGATTGAAGCCCTCGCAAAATTGAACCTCGGGTTCGACCTGGTTTTGGTGGATTTGATGATGCCCGGGATGGATGGTTTCGAGGTTGTCGAGGCGATTCGCCA